CCCCCTGGGCAGCAGGACTCTCAGGACCTTCTCTGCACCCCTGCACGTGGGCGCCCTGAGAGACCACGGCCAGGGAGTGAGGCGAGGTTGGCACTGAGGAAGGGAAGCCAgcactctgaccctccctctgGGGTCTCCCATCACCGTCCCGAGTGCCCAGGCCAACACAGCGGACTTCACAGAACACCCACAGCCACCAGGCCCAAGAGATCAGACGTAGCGAGTCATGGTAAGGGTCTCCAACGTTTCCGTTCACAAGAGCCGTGGGTGTGAGGGCAGCCCCGGAAGCCGAAGGCATCTGGGGAGGACTGGTCGGGGGGTCAGTCGAGCGCGGAGCTGGGCCCTGCTCAGTACCAGCCACGAagtacccaccccccacccccccagcctgtGCCAAGAAGGAGGCGTGGACCAACACCCCCCATCTGCCGCCTGCTCCTGttttggcaaaaaaacaaaaaacccaggaagcttcaagaaaacaaagtaaacttCAGGAAATGAAAAAACTAGAAACCGCAGCCCGTCACGGAAAATCTTCAGGAGGGGGCTGCAGCCAGCTGCTTGGCTGTGGCTGCCACGGCCCTGCCGGGGGCACCTCTCCCAGCCCCCGAGCTCCGGCCAGCCACTCTGACTTCCAGGTCTGACGGTGTGGGCAGGAGGAGAGCCCAGTCGCGGGGAGGCACCTATCATTTACAGTACAGGAGAGCACGGTGCAGGGGCAGCACCCGACCGGTAGCATGAGACCGTCTGCTCCCCGCTGGGAGGGGCCTCGGGGCAGACCCTGAGTTCCTGGAGGACACACGACACGGCTCTCAGGGCCCAGGTCCTCCGGAGGCGGCAGTGGAACgagacacctccccccccccgccccgccccgggtgGGCCCGCCTGGACTCGGGAGTCTGGAGCCTCACACCGAAACCCCGAGTGGGGACACGGCCCGAAGCAGGAAGCAGCCCTGACCCCTGCTGACTGCCAGCAGCACGGAGTCCAGAGGCCCCCACGGTCCACACGGTGTCCACTGGTCAGTCCCCATCAACTCCTCAGAGGGTAGGAGATGGAGAGGGGGAGGCCTGCAGAACCCCAAGCTGGTCAGCCCGGAGTCACAGAAATAACCCACAGAAGTCAGAAGTTTGTGCAAACTCACCCACCAGGACACAGAGCCACCGTCTACGCTAAGAGGAACAATTCCCAGGCCTGGAGGTCAGGGCTGCGCTGCAGGGCGTGCAGGAAGGCAAGAggcgtgggggggaggggggggggagatgtAGCCCTCGTCCCCGGCCCTTCCCGCACGTCGAGGCGGGGGACGCAGGGCCCTGCAGCAGGATCTCGGCTAGTTTCTCAAGGCGGCCAACCTGTGAACCAACACAACTCCTGTGAGGGAGGGCGAGGGGCAGAAGCACTCTGACCTGCTGTGCGCTCAAGGACAAGACGCCCACCCTGGGGGCCAAAGGCCCCGCACCCATCCATGGAGCCGTGACCCTCTCCTTTCAACTTCAGCTTTGCATGGCCGCGTGGGGGCAGCAGAGGAAGGCTCGGGGAATGGCCACGCGTTGTCAAGAATCTGGTATGTTAGGGACAGCAGAGACCTCCTTTCCTCAAGCGATCAGTGGACAGGTGTGGGAGCACCATGGCTGACACACAACACAGACACTGAAcaaggagcaggagagagaggtgaTCAGATGGGCCCTGGACTGGGCCTCGGGGCGGGGGCCTCCTGGAAAGAGCGGTACTCGCTGGGCCAAAGTCTACCGCACAAGCGCTCCCCCTAAGGCCATGCTgcgcctcccttcccccacatcaGAGCACAGGTCGGGGGCAccgagcccctcccccacaaccccaGCGTCAAGAGCATGGAGGAGGGACCGGGGGTGCACCTCTGGGGCACCGAGCCCACCTCCGGGACAGCTGGTCCTCCTGGCTGCGCACGGAGCTCTCCCCCACGGCGGAGGCGCCCTCGGGCAGCTGGCTGAGCTGGTCCAGGACCTCCAGGCCGTTCTCCTCGGCGATCTGCACGATGAGACTGTCCACCTGCTCCTGTGGCGTGGTCAGCGTGGTGGCCGAGCTCATGGAGTCCTCCATTACCTGGGGGTCACGTTCTGGGCAGGTGGGTGCAGGCCCCAGGAACCTCCCCTGCGGCCTCGGGAGGACCGCCGCAGCCCCGTTTCCGGCCACCCGTCTCAACCACGTTTCCTGCCCGCTCCCTCCACCCGCACGAGGCTCCCGCCCCCACTCCCTCTAGGGTGCCTTCTCCGGCGCTCTCGGCGCCCTGGGTGTTGAGCTAACATGTCTGCACACAGCCTCTCCGGCCCATCACTGGGAGAGGCCCCCACACCCTAGCCGCgggcctccctctcctctgctagGCCTCCGCGTGCCGACTCCAGCCTCCACAAGACTCGGGTGCTCTGGAGGCGACCCCCCGCCACGGGGCACCGCTAGGGAAACACACGCGTGGCCCACCACGGGCCGCCCCCCGGATGCACCCCCGCACACCCAGACCACGGGCGACGTACCGACGTGTGCACGTCCAGATTCTGCACCTGCTGCTCGAACCTGTCCATCACTGCAGAGACCTTCTGCAGGTCCATGGTGCTCAGCGCCCTGTCCAGGGCTTTGGTCACCTGCGCCATGTTCTTGGTCACCTGGCACGGGAGAACGTGAGGCGGCAACAGAACTGAAGGAAGGACGGGCCCTCTGCACCCTCCCCAGGCACacagtccccccctccccccccaaggCCCACAGGACTCCAGGCCCGGCCCGGCCAAGCCAGGTTCAGGACAGGCTGCAAGGCTCTCTCCTGGCAGGTCCCCAGACCGTGGGCACCGAAGAAGACTGAGGACGCCGCGTCCTGTCCTTTGGTGCTGCCCGGACGGTGTCGAGTGATCCCTACTCCACGCCCAAAGGGGTCTGGCGTGGCTCCCCCGGCCCAGCCAGGCCCCGCAGCCCTGCCGGCACAGGCCAGTCCTTGTGGCAAGCGACCCCAGGCACGAGCACTCACCCCCTTCATGGTCACGGCCGTCTGCACCTTGGAGGCCACCGCGTCCACGCGGGATGCCATGCGGAGCCAGTTCACGCCTTCATTCTTCTTGCGGATAGCATTCTCGGCATACACGCGGGCGCACTCCACGTTCTTCTGCTGAAGGGCCTGAAAGTCGGGGAGGCACCAGCTGGGAGAACATGGCTGTTTGTCCGAACTCTGCCCGCCCTGCTCAGGGACCCGGTCCTGGCTTTGCCGAGGGCGAGATGCGCTAGCGTGGGGCGGCCCCTTCCGCCTGCGGGCTTCGTGAAAGTGCAGAGAGGCTAGGCCCCAAGCCTATCCGGGAGCTGGGGTGTCCAGGCCGCGCGCCAGACCAGCCCGCACTGAGGGCTGAGCAGGAGAGCCGGGCCcggcctctctcctcccaccgcGCTCCCTCTCACGAAACCAGGGCGGGACACGCTGGTGCCGAAGCAAGCACGACCGCGGGGGGGAACACGAAGGACCCAGAGTGGAGCCAGCCGTCCAGTTTCCCCTCTGCCCTGGGAGCCCCCAAATCCAACACCCCCAGGATCTGCTGCCTGAGAGCTGGCGgacccctcccaccttcccctccgCAGCGTGGACACCGCCAGCCCCGCCCTTCGCCAGCGGAGGGGCTGCCCCACCGCTGCCCAGGTTCTGAGGCCCGAGGCGCCAGGTGCGGAAGGAAGACAGCCGGAAGGCGTCACGGCAGGGGTGGCCGGAAGCCCGCCTCCCACACGGTCTGTGAGAAAGCAGGTTCAGCACTTTGGAAGTGGATAAAAGGCGCGGACAAAGAGACAAAGGCAAGGCGAGCACGGTCCTTTGGCTCTGGACACTctcggggggccggggggcggaCCGGAGCCCCCGCGGGCCTCGAGCTGGCTCCTGTGAGAACAGCCGCGGCCAGAGTCGCGGGGAGCGCCCCCCACAGGGAAAGAAGGCGCCAGCACAACCACAGACGCGGCCTCACCTTCTTCACTTTGGCCTGTTCCGCCTTGGAGTCCTTCTCCGCCTTCTTGGCCAGCTTCTCCAGCTGCTTTGCCGTGAACTGAGCGGAAGCAGGACACTTAGGTCGGACAGAGCCCGCCCTGCGGCACGCCCCCCACCCTCAGCggcacctccctgcccccattccGCCAGTGTCCTCCCGGCCCGGGGCCGCACGAAGGGGGCTCCCTGGGTCTCTGAGGCTCGGGGGGAAAGGGAGGGCCGAAAGGGGTTTCCCGCAAGGTCCTCTCCCAGAACACCCTGCCCAAAGCCTCCCCCGGAGCGGGAAGTTAAAAAGGCAACTCACACAATCGCCACTACTTACGGACTTTCAACGCCCGCGGAAAAAACCTGACAGTGTGTGTTTCAAGCTACCCCAAGTAGCCCGGGGAATAATTCACAATCCGCAGCGGACACACACCTCAGAGCGCTCTCCTCACACGGTACTGTGTATGGGAGGGGCCGCTGGGCGGCGACCGCGTCTCCCTGGTACCCGCCTGCCAAGTACCGCAGCCCCTCTGGGAAGCCCGGTCTGGAAGCAGGATGATGCAGCACGGGGCTCCCACGAGCAGGCCTCAGCCCAGGGGGGCCCCTGCGCTCGCtagaggtggtggggtgggggaggggcgctgcCTGCCCTTGAGCCACAAATACCGCCCTCTCGTGGGCGTCTCCCCACTGGCCACTTCTGTCCCGGAACATCCCAGACCGGGCCCAGCTGAGGCAACCCGACATCTACTTGAAATATATCTCAGTCTGCAAAAGTGTCACATACCCAAGGATAGCCCTCTTTGCGAGAGAATTCTGTCCCCCgaaccctccctcctccctttctttctcttaaagttTGAGAGCGAGCGGGCGCgcatgcgtgagtgggggaggggcagagagagactccccagcaggctccatgctgtcagcgcagagccccacacggtgCTTGATCTCGCAAACCGTTCGACCCCAcgatccacccaggagccccgcctTTTTTCTACATATAGCCCCTTGTCCTTCCGCCAACCGGCTCTGAGGCACCAGCCCACGTGTTCCACTGGCCAGTCCTGGGAGCACATGCAGAGGTGGGGCCCCTGCGTCACCCAGCATCTCACTCAGACGATCCGACCTGTGAAAACCCACCTCCCCGAGGGCTGGGCTCACAGTGCTGGGctcacagggcagggcaggctcTCGAAGGTCGCCCACCCATTCACATTCACTGCTTGGGTGCTTTTACATCAGTGTCTGCTGCACTTAGCGTCCCGACCTCGCTTCCTTCAGACTCGGTAAGCCTGCACTGTCCGGCAGAGGAGCCACTAGCTACACATGGCTATTTAAGTTCCAGTTACCTAAGATGATGTACAAGTAACAATTCAGTTCCTCCAACTAGCCACATTCCAAGGGCTCCGTGTGGCTGGCGGAGGGCAGCACAGATCTGAAGCCCTCACCGCTGCAGAGGGCAGGTGGATGCTCCCTCTCGGGGCCGTCTGTCTGTCCTACGGAAAGGATTTCTTTTGTCTGCCCACCTCACACTCCTCCTCTGCTGAAGGGAAAAATCCAGATTTTCCTGACTCGGAAATGCGGCCCTGAGCACGGTCCACAAGGTGGAAGCTTGCTGAACAAAGTGCCTGGGTGCCGCCAGGCgctctccaccacccccacccccgcccggctGCAGAGCAGAGCCAGCGAGACGAGCTACTTGTGAACACCTTTGCACGCCACTCCTGCCCGGTCTGTCACAACTAACCACGGGTGGTTATGGAGAAGCTTGCCCCGGGCCAGTCACAAGAGGCCGGCTCCGCTGCCTAGAACGCTCTCCTTCGATAGGATTTTAAAGAATTGGAAAGCACAGTTCTAACGTGCCTATCAAGGGACGCACCTAACACCCAAGCTGTGTCTTTTCAACGTGCTCGCTGTCTCACGGACTCGCCCACTCAGCTGCTTCTGCTCAGCCCAAGACAAGGAAAGAAGCAACGTGCCACGGAGCCGATTCGATACCCCCCTTCGTCACCAGTCTGGGTGAGCACCGTGCAGAAATCTGTGCTTCTGACTGCGACTGCCAGCATCTGACCTCATCTGCCGACCACCAGGACAGGGTTGGGGTGAGAGGTCATTTGGTACATACCTTCAACTGGAACAGGGTATCTGCAAAAAAAGGAGATGGTCTGAGGATTCCGGCTAAGACAAGGGGGCACTTCTAACAAGCAGAGGGGGCCGCTAAGACCCTCCTGGACACAAAGAGCCGGATCAGGACGCAGGCATGGATGGGCCCTTGCTGGAAGCCCAGCCCACACTGGAGGCAGAAGCTGGACCGCGTGCTACCTCTGTTCCCCCACTGGCCAGAGGGCTTGGGCAAACACAGTTTCCCTAACCTGTGACTCCTTCCAGAGAACACCAGGATGGCACCGGCTGGCCTCAAGGATCAGTGTGCAGGCCAATGAGGTCATGGACGCAGCACGTGGCCCTCAGTGAAAACCCAAGGAGTCGTTTATAATTAACGCAACTTTACAAAGACCTTTGGGATTCTTTCCCAATCTAATAAAACTCGGTACTGGAGGATATTTTATAGACACTTTTTCCCCaaaagtaaatggataaaaaaagtaGAATGAGGACTCTTATGCTATCAGAGAGCTGACCTACAGAGACCCCCCTCCATGGCAGCTGGCATGCCTGGGCCATCAACTCAGGCTCAGGAGCCTCCCTCCCGACACAGAGGAACCAAAGAGACGTGGGAGTACTGACAGCTCACTCTTGCTACTCACACACCCAAACTCAAGGACCAGACAGATCCAGATTCACGTGGAAACTCTCTCTATTTATTCAATTTCTAGATTCGGAGAATGATGTCTGAAAGGGTTTGCTGCACTAGCCCAGAATgcaggaaggaaatcctgcaacCAGGAGGGTGTTGAGTGTTCACGAATGCAAATcaagcaccccccgccccccgctgaGAACCCAGTGGGGTTTCAGGTAGCCACGTGCATCCACCACCTATCGGTGCAGGCCCTGGTCAAGGCCAAAGCCGCCTGTGAATCTGTAAACCAGAGCTAAGGGACACTTCTGGCAGGCTCTCCAACTCTCTACCTTACGGTGTGAccctggctccctgcctccttctcttcaCATGTGAGGAGCAGGAACCGGCTCTGGAGAGCAAACAGCTGTTAAGGCAAAACCTAACCCAGGAAAAAAGCTAAACGGCCAAAAGAAAGTTCCCCCAAGAACTGGGTAAACTATGGGGCAAAACCCAACATTTGTGGTGATGGTAGTGCTGGGTGTGTGGTGCTGAAGCAACCGCCGTAGAACTTCCTTTGTGACAACGACACAAGTTGTCACAGTTTTTTTACGTTTGTAAAACGTTTGTAAAACCGTACAAACGGTTGTACAGTTTTTTTACGTTTCACACAGTGAGTTTTGAAACCTATCACACCAGCCCCTAAACGTTCTAGCAAATGTATGTACCTCACTTTACCACTGATTCTTCCTGTTCTTTAGTGTCCCGGAGCACGGACGGGGCGGAGTGAGTGCTGTAGACAGTGGAGGACAAGACCAGGGAGCTAGATGACtacctctgtttccccatctgcaggATTGGGGCATAAGTTCCTATCTCAAGAGCTGTTATGCAGTAGGCCACATGCACAACCGTGCCTGGCCCACAGTAAGTGCTTTTTGCCTGAgctcttcctatttttcttagtGGTGTTTTGGGGGCAGTGGTGCAACTGTCTCCTTTTCTGGTGCCCTCTGACCTGACATCCCAGGACCCCAAGGAGGCCGATGTCCCTAGCCGGTAGAGGAGCTGGGGGGTTGGGAGGCGGACGCTGAGgagtctgggggcaggggggcaagg
This genomic interval from Panthera leo isolate Ple1 chromosome E2, P.leo_Ple1_pat1.1, whole genome shotgun sequence contains the following:
- the CHMP1A gene encoding charged multivesicular body protein 1a isoform X2 — encoded protein: MDDTLFQLKFTAKQLEKLAKKAEKDSKAEQAKVKKALQQKNVECARVYAENAIRKKNEGVNWLRMASRVDAVASKVQTAVTMKGVTKNMAQVTKALDRALSTMDLQKVSAVMDRFEQQVQNLDVHTSVMEDSMSSATTLTTPQEQVDSLIVQIAEENGLEVLDQLSQLPEGASAVGESSVRSQEDQLSRRLAALRN
- the CHMP1A gene encoding charged multivesicular body protein 1a isoform X1; this encodes MLGDAGAPPLHVLPGLASGTRGLVPQSRLAEGQGAFTAKQLEKLAKKAEKDSKAEQAKVKKALQQKNVECARVYAENAIRKKNEGVNWLRMASRVDAVASKVQTAVTMKGVTKNMAQVTKALDRALSTMDLQKVSAVMDRFEQQVQNLDVHTSVMEDSMSSATTLTTPQEQVDSLIVQIAEENGLEVLDQLSQLPEGASAVGESSVRSQEDQLSRRLAALRN